The following DNA comes from Cellulophaga sp. HaHa_2_95.
GCTTCGAGTATTTACCTGAAAATTTCGGTAAACTCCATCAATTGGAGAAAATCAATTTTGGGAATGGTCAATTAAAATACCTACCGGAATCTTTTGGTGAGCTAAGAAGATTGGAGTGGTTAAGTGTTGATGGAAATAACCTGGAAGAACTACCAAGAACAATTGGTTTGCTGCATAGCTTAACTTTTCTAGACCTTAGTTATAATAAGATAAGCAGCTTCCCAAGTTCGTTTTTTAAATTACATAGGGAAAGTTTGGAAATTTGGTTCACTGGCAATTTATATACGGAAGAAACTAAAGTACTCCTCAAGAATGCTTTTCCGGGTATTGATGAGGATGAATTGGAAGAAGAAGATCCTGAATTAGAAGAATATAAGGACCTAGAAGATACCTTTGGATCTCCACCGAATAAATCAATGGCTTCAGAATTAGGTACTGCTGGTTCTGAGAAGAATAACGGCTGTAGTGCGTTAGCACTGTTCATTGGAGGAATAATTTTTTTAGGTGGAATAGTATTTTATACCGTAGTGCTACGTAAAAAAGATCCTATCATAGAAGCTCATAATGAAGCTGTAGAAGCCTATAATGAGGTGGTGACTAGTTATGAGTTGCAACGAGATGTTATCCTTAAAAAAAACAAGACAATTTTGGTCTATACCAATGATACAAGCTTATTAGAAGCACATATTAGTCCTAATATAGAGGTATACGAAAACCCGTATGCTCCGTCATACACTAACATACAATCTAAAACAGAGGCACTTGTAGAACTATTGAATGACAAGAGTTTAGGGTACCAGGTATTATTGGATAATGGACGGGTACAACTAATACAAGCATATTTCTATGACTCAGTATTCCCACCAAAAACCATGAAAAAATACCGTCTTTTGGCAGATTACAAAATGTCAGCTAGGGAAAAAGAATATAAGAAAAAGAGTATGGTTAAGCATCCTTATATGGAATCTATTAAGAAAACGGATACGGTATATAATACGCAAGGGGCGGTGCTTAGCCATGAGGAACTCGTTAATAGAAAAATGAATTCAGGGATTCATAGGTTAATGGCACCGTTAATAGATTTAGATAATGAGGAATACTATTTTTATTTTTCGCCATATGATAATAATTATTCCAAGCAAGAGTTTTTAGAAGCCATTGAAGATTTCAAGGTTATGTTTCTAAAAGAGCACAAAAAGAAAGATTTAGGCACCGTGCGAGAGATCGTTATAAAAATTAATTGATATGAAATACCTGACCCTAGCAATGCTATCTTTTTTATTTTTTTGTCATGTGATACTACAACAATGAGTTTTGAAATCATGAATCATCCAGAGGTGTTATTTAATACAGCTGTAAACCCAAGAAATCTCACTCTAAAGGATATTAAAATCGGGGATTCCGTTACTATTTTTGATAAAAGTAAGATAAACATTCGTGTATTAAATTATGAATCTCAAGAGGATAAAAAGGCGAAAGAAATAGATTTTTCTTTGACTAAAGATATAAATGTATCCTATGAAAAAGGATATTATTTTGTTTTAAATTACGGCAGGGTGCAGTCTTTCCTATTGAGTGGTACAGCTTTAAATGCTTACAAAAACATTTCAAAGGAAGATATAGAGCGTGTTTTTGGTAAAGCGGATAAAATAACCATAACTGATGATTGGGATAGTGGAGAGTTAACCTCAACGAGCTATCTGTATTTTGATAGAAATATGGAAATCTATTATCGTGATGATATTAGAAAAGGAATTTGGTCTATAAGTATCGGTAATTTGCCTCGAAAGGATCTACTATTAATTGAAGATGAAAAAGAAAAACTTGAAATAACAAGCTTGGATCTTTCAAATTCAAATCTAGCTGAAGTACCAGAAATCATTAAGGATTTTAAAAATTTAAAAGTATTAAAATTATCCAAGAATTCTATCTCAAAGCTCCCAAATTGGATAGGGTCACTAAAGCATTTAGAAACATTAGAAATAGAACTAAACAAATTAGAAGGTTTACCTGAAGATATCGGGAAACTGAGTAAGCTTGAAACCATATGGTTAAGTAATAACAACATTAAAGAGCTGCCAGATTCTTTTTGTGATCTAAAATCCTTAACAACACTCTCCATTGAAAATAACGAACTTTCTCATTTACCAAAGAACATAGGAAACCTATCTAATTTAGAATTTCTTTTTGCGACGGATAATAGCTTATATGATATTCCTGAATCTATAGGGAATATGAAAAACCTTTATTATTTATTTCTAGAGAAAAACAGATTAAAAGATTTGCCTGCAGACATACAGCATTGTAAAAAATTACATAAGCTACGCTTAACAAAGAATTATATTTTAGAAGAAAATAAAGCGAAAATAGATAGTTTAACAAGTTGTAGCCCTTGGTTTGATTTAAACTCTGTTAAAGCTATAAAGTTTAAAAATTTAAAAGATACTATTATCGCTGTAGATGGTGTTTATTATTACGTGAAATAAAGGAATAAAATTTTAGCTATGGCTTAGATAAGTCTGTTTCGTAAATTGCTACAGAAGCCCTAACTGCATTATGATAATAGAAAAATAACCACAGGCAGTAGTTTACTTCTAGCCTTGACGTAAAGATTAAGGACTGTAATCATTTTATTTTGAGTTGTTCTCTAGCTTTTTCGACTATTACTTTTTTTTAGTTTTATAGTCCGTAGCCCACATTTTTGATGTTTTATGTAAAAAATTAACTACACGCTAACATTTTGCTATTAATTAGTTCTTAGTTTTAGAGCTCAGTTAATTACTAAAAACTACCAGATACCTATGAAAACCAGATTACATCTATTTTTTACATTATTTTTAGTATTATCTGCAACTGCACAAACAACCAATGAAGAATCGCGTACATTATATCAAACACTAGTTAGTGGTACCGTCGTAGAAGCGGCGAGTAATGCACCTTTAAGTTATGCATATATTACCATAGGTGAGGTTGGTCTAGGAACAGTGACGGATGGTGATGGGAATTTTGAGATTACTATTCCTAATAAGTATGACGCTTATCCCATTAAAATCACCTATTTGGGCTTTGAAGATTTACAATTTACAGTAGCAGATTTTAGAACTAGAAGTGGCCAAATTATTCAGATGACATCCGAAGCCGTTGCTTTAAATGAAATTGTATTAAAGCCAGAGAAAATGCCTAGTGCAAAGGCTTTATTAAAGAAAGTTATAAAAAAAATTCCAACAAATTATACAGATACGCCAGCTAATATTACCGGTTATTATCGGGAAACTATGAAAGAAAATGGGGTGTATATTAAGTATTCAGATGCTGTGTGTACCTACTATGAGACACCCTATACGAACGCAAACTACAAGTGGAAAGACTATCAAAATCCGTTTGATCTGTTGGGTAATGGGATGTTAAACTTTGATACAAACTCTTTACACAGAATTCATTTTCATCACAAAACTTTAAAAGAAGAACAGGTACATATTGTAAAGGCAAGAGCTAGTAGTAGCTTAAGTAAGAAAGAATTTCATGCCAATATAGAAGGTGGCCCCTTAGGATTACTTGCTAGAAATAGGGTAAAATACCAAGAGAGTTTTTTAGGAAAGAAAGCTAGCCGTGATTTTAACTTTACGGTTTCAGAGGAGCTAGATGAAACAGGTACGTATGTCTACGTATTAGATTTCCATACTAAAACCACTAAGGCTCAATTGGATGCTATTGAAACGGCTTCAAACAGACGCCAATGGCGTACTGCTAATAATCGTAAATTATTAAAAGGCAGAATTTATATTGATAGAGAAGACCTAGCTATTTTGCGCTATGAGTGTGCCGTGCCCAATGATCTTAAGCAATATTTTTGTGGTTATGATTATAATCAAGTGAAACATTTTGACTATAAATTAGATGTGCGATTTAAGAAAAGAGAGGGCAAGTATCTCATAGCTGCCATGAGACATGAAGATGAGTTTATTTATAAAGACAGTATCAGTCAAGCCACTACGTATTATTCCGCCATTTCAGAATTCAAAACCACAGGAACCTATACTAAAGACATAAAGAAATTTTCTGAAGAAGAAAATTTTGCCAATACTATGTCTAATCAGTTGTATGAATTGCCATTGGATTATGATGCTGATTTTTGGCAAGTTTACAGCGAGAATAATGCCATAGCCGCAATAGATACCATTATCAGGAGGGATATGGAAAAAGAGGCGCCTTTGGAGCAGCAATTTAGAGATAAACACATCCGGAATGATGCTATGCCAGCGCCTATAGCAAAAATAGTACCTTCAAGTTTTAAAATTCATGGTGAGAACTATACTGATAACTATGCATGGCTAAAAGATACGCAAGCACCTAGCAATAATACCGCTGTGATGGAATATTTGCGCCAAGAAAATAAGTACACCGCTAATTATAACATTCCACTTAAAAGAGCACAACGAACTATTTATAAAGAATTGATAAAAGGGGTAGAAGAAAATAGTACTTCATTGCCAATTAGAGAAAATGGATACCTGTATTATAGCGCATTTACAGAAGAAGATGAGCACCCTATTTATTATAGAAAAGCGGTTGAAAATGATACGGTAGTAGAAAAATTATTAGATGTTACTATAGAAGCAAAAGACAAAGCTTATTACAATGCAGGTATTGGGGCGGTTAGCCCAAACAACCAATTTATTAGTATCTATGAAAATACTACGGGTAAAGATGCCTATGTTTTAAAAATTAAGGATCTAAAAACCCAAACATATTTAGCAGATTCCATTGCTCAAATCGGATCAATGGTTTGGTTGGATAATGCTAGTTTTCTGTATGTGAATAGGGACGAAAAAACATTAAATTCTTCCAAAGTATTACGTCATGTGTTAGGTACAGCGCCTGAAAATGATGTAATAGTATACCAAGAAGAAGATCCTAGTTTTAGCGTTAGCATTCAAAAATCAAAGTCCAAGGAATATATTTTTTTGAATACCGGAAGTAGTACCACTTCGGAGAATTGGTATTTAGAAACCAAAGAACCTATGGGCGCCTTTAAAGTTATTCAGCCGCGGGAAAAGAACCATATCTACGGTACAGCTCAACACAAGGAGCTATTCTATATAATTACCAATAAAGAAGCCTTAAATTATAAAGTAGTTGCTGCTCCTATTCATAGTCCTTCTGCAGAAAATTGGGTAGATATAATTCCGCACCAAACAGGAGTATTAATCCAAGATTTTCAATTATTTGACGACTATTTGGTGATTAATGAAAAAGAAAAAGCTCAAGGGCGAATTAAAGTTTTAGACTTAGCGACTAAAAACAGTCACTTTCTAAAATTAGACGAGGAATTTTACAATGTAACTCTAGGATACAATCCAGATTTTAAAACGGATAGTTTACAGTTTAACTACAGCTCTTTTGAAACGCCGCTGACTACGTTTAATTATCATATGAAGACCAAAGAAAAGCGCATGGTGAAACAGCATAGTAAGCCTATTACACTTCCGTATTTTAAATATGTAGTTGAACGTAAATGGGTAACGGCTAAAGATGGAAAACAAATTCCGCTAACACTCATTAGTAGCAAATGGCGCGCTAAAAGAAAAGGAGATAATTATAAAGTATACCTAAGCTCTTATGGTGCCTATGGAGCCGGACAAGATATAGCCAGTGGCCCAAAAGTGCACCATCTGGTCAACGCAGGTTTTGTTTATGCTATAGCACATGTTAGAGGAGGAAATGATTTAGGGAATGAGTGGTATGAAGACGGGAAACTGTTTCATAAAAAAAATACTTTTTCAGATTTTATAGCCTGCGCAGAGTATTTAATTGAAAATAATTATGCGAAGGAAGGTAGTATTGTGGCAGAAGGAGCTAGTGCCGGTGGTTTACTAATGGGGGCTGTGGTAAATTAACGGCCAGAATTGTTTAAAACCGTACTATTAGATGTGCCATTTGTAGATGTTGTAAATACCATGCTCGATGAAACATTGCCATTAACCATTGGAGAATATGATGAGTGGGGTAACCCTCAGAATAAAAAGCAGTATGGCTATATTAAGTCTTATAGCCCGTATGATAATGTAAAAGCACAAGCTTATCCTAACCTCTTATTTTTTACGGGGCTTAATGATACTAGAGTCGGGTATTGGGAACCTGCCAAAATGGTGGCTAAACTTAGAGCTACTAAAACAGATGACCATATACTATTACTTAAAACAGATTTTTCTAGCGGCCATAGCGGTGGTTCTGGGCGCTTTTCAGGTTATCGAGACAGTGCTTACAAATTAGCTTTGATTTATGATTTAAATAAGCCTAAGGAAGTAGACAAGTAAAAGTACAGGTACTGCAGATCCACTAGGAATTTAGGGATAAATTAAGATTATTTTTAACCCTATCCTGAAAGAGAGAATACAATAATTTTCCAATGGCTATAACCATTCAAATTAGCCACTAGAAGTTACTTCCTTTTCATCCCAAATAATAGTCTAGGAATTTTGAAGGGATAAATTAGCAGCCTATATATAAGTATGATTACAGGAAAAGAAGTTATTAGAAGTATGGCAATTTTAGCGACAATAGGGAGTTCTAATTGGATGATGTAATAACCCAGAATGACGATGATGGTTTGGTGTAAGATGTAAAACGGGTAAATGGCCTCATTGCATTTTTGTAGGAATCTACTCTTTTTATGGAACCAAATTTGTCCATAACCCAGTACTGTCGTTATGAGTGTCCAGCTTACTAATCCGCACACTAGATACCACACGTTCCACCTTGCGTTAATAGAAAGATATGGCGATATATAGGCATTCGGCAACAAGTAATAGCCGTAAAATATGACCGTACTTAAGATAAAAGCTATCGCGTTAAATTTCCGGTACGCCTTTAGGTGGGTCCAACTTGTACTTGAGGTGGCAAATAGCATTCCCGCTACCAAAAAGAAGCCGTAATAAAAGGTAGAGGAGAGGTTTGTAATAGCTTTAGAATCGCTCGGGTAGATTTGCTTTAGAAGTATTGTAATGATCACTAATGGAAGGACCCAAAGTAAGATGCCATATTTTTTAGCCGAAATACTATTCAAAAATCTCATAACACTATCCGATTTAGGAGATTTCAGGAACAGAATTAGCGGAATAAGTACAACAGAATACACGAAGAGGTTTTCAATAAACCATAAATGGTTGGTTTCAAAGGCGCCACTTTTATAAACATCTAGATAGGAACCATAGCTAGCTATATGTTCATAATAGGTTTGTGGCGGAACAATAAACAAGACCCCAAAAATAAGAGGAATGATTAACCGAATACTGCGCTCCTTTAAAAACTGACGCCATGTTCTTTTAGAAAAAGCATATATGGTTCCGCTTCCAGAGATTAGAAAAAGGAGCGGCAATCTAAATTGCTCAAAGAAAACCATGATATCATCCAAAAGCTTACTGGAATCTGTATTCATGATGTGAAAAGTATCGCCATTAAATGGCATCCCTATATGGTGCAGGTATACTGCAAGTATGGCAATAACACGAAACCAATCTAAATCATACAAACGTTTTTTTTCTTTCAAATCCTTGTTTTTATGTTTTGCAAACAAACCTAAAAACTAATTTGAATGATTTTTTTGATTTGTGATGGCGTACACGCAAATGTGACGAAATACAAGGACTTGTGATTACAATTTAGAATACACGGCATTAAAGCGCGCAATAGTAGAACGCGAAACGGGGATTGTAGTAGCGCAGTTTTTCAAGGTTAATTGGTATCCTTGCGCATTGCCAGCAATAGTTTCAATAGCTTCTAAATGTACCAGATAAGAACGGTGTGTTTTAAAGACTTGGGGAGCCATGGGTGTTAGTTGTTCTTCTAATTCTTTAAGCGTGATACGAAGTAGTGTTTTATGAACTGCAGAAGCGGAATGCGTAAATACTTCGGTATAATTACTTTCTACTTTAGCAAATAGAAATTGGCTGCTTTGCAGTTTAAAAATCTCTTGGGAGGTTGAATCTTTGATGGAAATAAGCCTGTTGTACGCAGCTTTGGTTTGCTTCTCAGGCAGCTGTTGTGCGCTGTGCTTATGCTTATGTATTAGCCGCTCTAGATTTAAGGGGAGCACAATAATTATTAACAGGAACCCTACTAAAAAGGTATTCCGTATTTCTTCCCAAAAATAGGTGAAAGACCGATTATCTGGGTTGGTGTAAATAAAATCCCGAATTAAAAAACTGGCTAGACCTATAAGTAATAAGATTATAGCGAGGTGAAAAAGTTCTTTACCGAGTGTCCACTTTGTATCTTCTTTTATGGTGCTATCTACTGTTTTTAAATAGCAAAATGCTATAGGCAAGGGAATAACAGCATGTACGAGTAGTATGGCTATAGAATTAATTTTGTGCTCTGCTACATTCACTACAAAAGGTTCAAAAAAGTACGAGAAGCCAAAACTTAAGACAGAAATAAGCAACAACAAAAAAAACAGTCTTTTGGTTTTGCCATAGTAATACAGGTAAGGTGTTGTAAGGTACTTCTTAAATTTTGTAAATATATCCTTCATCTATGTGCTAAAATACTTTTTTATAGCAACAATAATAGGAGGGGAGAAATTTCTTTTTTCTGCCTTTGAATTGTGGTAGCTTCAGGCTTCCCATCATCAAATTCTATTTTAGGAAAAGGGGTAGGTTTTAGTGCAAAAAGGCGAACAAAACTAGCCGCAGCACTAATATCAAATACTTCATCATGATCGGCTTCAGATTTACGAGAAAGCCTACGTAAACCCGCTACCTTGGTTAGCAGAATTAAAGTTACATAAAACGGAGCAACGAGACGTTAAGTGCTTTTCATTTGAAGCACTTAACAATATTTATTTTAGAAATTTGGCAGCTATTTATAAAAAAAAATTATTTGATACATTCTTCACAAGTACCTTGTATTAAAACTTGAGATACTAAGATTTTACGATTTGGTATTTCGGAAATCGTGACAGGTACCTTTAAACAATCTACCTTACCACAATTAAGGCATTGAAAATGAGGATGTAGATCCTGATGCTCCTTGGCCGTACACCCATAGCATTTTGCATACCACTTTAATCCGTCTTTCCCTAAAAAGGAATGTAGAACACCATCATCTTCTAATTTATCCAATACACGATAGATAGTGGTTTTATTAAATGTCGTGCGTAGTTGATCAATAAGTGTTTTCGCAGAAATTGCCACCGCACGGGTATTAAATTCGTTCAGTAGTACCTCTACAGCTTTTGTTTTTCTGATCACTCCCATAAAACAAATATAACGCAACGGAGTTGCAATAACAAATATTATTTCTACATTTGCAACTCAGTTGTAATAATAATTAAATAGAATGATCGTATTAAAACAGAAAGCAGATATTCTTGGAACTTTGGCAAGTAGCTTGTGCCTTGTACATTGTATGGCCACGCCATTTCTTTTTATGGCTCAAGCGGGTTCAGTTTTCTGTTGTGAGGATCCTCCAGCATGGTGGAAATTTATGGACTATTTATTTTTGGCTATTTCATTTGTTGCCATTCAATGGTCTACAAAAACCACAACAATTAAATGGCTGGCACCAGCGCTTTGGCTAAGTTGGTTGGTATTGTCTGCAATACTATTAAATGAAAAACTAGAACTAATAGCCTTACCAGAACCAGTCGTTTATATACCTGCTATTGCCTTGGTCTCACTGCACTTGTATAATAGAAAACACTGTAAATGTAATGTTGATAAATGTTGTGTAAATAATGGATAAGAGTCAAGTAGAAATTACGGGAGATAATCACATCATAAAGCGCACCAACTCAGCGAAGGGCAATTATAACGTTTAGGTATTGCATCTGCCATCTTACACGAACCAAGTTTAATTTTGGCAGATGAACCAACATCTAACTTAGATGATGAAAACTGTAAGATTGTAATAGCACGCACTATTGATAGCGCAAGCTAAAAAAAACTAAGACAAAACTGTTAACTAGAAACTTCATGGGCAGATTTAGCTAAAGTAACATACACAGATAAGTTTTTCACTTCGTATGATGACTCTTTCTTATACCCTGAATTTTCAGGATCCGTAAAAGATTTGGAAGGAAAACAAATAAACAAGCTGTAAAGGCAAGTTGGAAGAGTAATTATGGGTTTAGAGCGATATTTTTCTGCTAGAGAGTTGTAAATCACTCCTATAATTTTATTCTAATTTTTTTTAAAGGTTGGTCCTTTTTCTACGACCAATGAAAATCTAGGAATATGCTTTCCAAATAAGCAGTAGTATCCTAGAAAGGAAATATCCTTTAAAGAATTAGTACACACAATTAATTTAAATATAGTAGCCTTATGAAGCTGAACGAGATCCTTTTAAATGAGTTTACCGATGAAATGAATATAACAAGAAAATTTTTGAATGCTGTTTCAGAAGATTTGTTTGAATTTACACCACATGAAAAATCAAAAAAAATGGGGGAATTGGTAAACCATATCTTACCTATTTCTAGTTGGGTGCCTGCAATTACTCAGAGCTCAGAGTTAGATTGGAGTACTGCAACGCCTCCAACCATATTAAATTCTAAAGCGGATATTCTAAAACAGTTTGAGGCAAATATTGGCATAGGAGAAAAAGCTTTAGAAGCTACAAATAATGATCAATTAATGGAATCGTGGATCATGAGAAAGGCCGATACCGTTATGTTTTCTGGCACCAAAGAAACCGCTATTCGCAAGTTTGTATTGAGTCATACAGTACACCACAGAGCACAACTAGGCCTTTATTTACGTCTTAACAATCTAAAGGTTCCTGCAACTTATGTAGCATCGGCCGATGAAGTGCTGTTTTAAAAAAATCAGTGCAAAAAATTCTTAAACTATAAAAAACACCCTTCTCTGTACGTTACAAACAAGGGTGTTTTTGATGTATAGCAAAATGCGAGCGGACATTTCAAACGCCCTAGCATCTGTAGTAATTTTTACAGTTTTCTGTCGGCTTCCTCTATTTTAAGGTCATTGATGCTTGCGAATCTTTTTGTCATCAATCCATCGTCGTCAAATTCCCAGTTTTCGTTGCCGTAGGCTCTAAACCATTGTCCGCTTAGATCTCTATATTCATACTCAAATCTAACCGCCATTCGGTTGTTTCTAAATCCCCAGAGTTCTTTTTTAAGGGTATAGTCCAATTCGTTTTCCCATTTATGAGCAAGAAAAGTTTCAACTTCTTGGCGTCCATTGATAAAACTGGTTCTATTGCGCCATTCGGTATCCTTAGAATACGCCATAGCCACTTTTGAGGGGTCTTTACTATTCCAAGCATCTTCTGCTAATTGTACTTTTTCCTTGGCTGTTTTTTCGTTGTAAGGGGGTAGCGGATATTTCTTTTCCATAGTTACTTCGTTTTTAACCGACAGCACTTATATGAGTGTATCATATATTTTATGTTGCGAAGAGACTCCAGCTGCTCCTTTTTTAATATAATTATTGTTTTGATGGGCATCTATGAGCCTAGATTTTACAGTATCGGCTAATTGCATTTCTAATAATTTTTTTAATTGTAAATGAATCTCGTTATCTAGAATAGGAGTGATCACTTCTATTCTATGGTCTAAATTACGAGTCATCCAATCTGCGGAACCAAGAAACATTTTTTCTTTACCATTATTGCCAAATACATAGAGTCTACCGTGTTCTAAGAACCGGTCTACGATACTGGTGATCACAATATGTTCACTCTGACCTTTAATTCCTGGAACCAAGCAGCAAATACCCCGGATCAATAATCTTATTTTTACCCCTGCATTGCTGGCTTTATAGAGTAACTTAATCATTTCTGGATCTTGAAGGCTATTTAATTTTAAGGTGATATACGCTTCTTTACCTGCTATTGCATTTTCAATTTCGGTTTCTATTAAGGCAGAAAATTTACTTCGGGTGGTAAACGGTGATACTAAAAGTTGTTTAGATTTCGGGATAATGATTTGTCCTTCTAAGACTTGAAATACTTGACAGAGTTCTCCGGTAATTTTAGGGTTTACCGTCATTAACCCAAAATCTGTATATATTTCTGAGGTCTTTTCATTAAAATTACCCGTACTGATATATCCATAAATAAGGGACGCATTTTCTTCTTTACGGGAGATATATAGAATTTTAGAATGTACTTTTATCCCAGGATAGCTGTACACGACCTTCGCACCATTTTCTTCTAAAATTTTGCCCCATTTTATATTGTTTTCTTCGTCAAATCGTGCCTTTGTTTCTATAAATACAAACACATCCTTTCCGTTTTTAGCAGCATTTAAAAGGGCCTTTGCTACCAGCGAATCTTTTGAAATACGATATAGGGTAATTTTAATGGTTGTTACAAGAACATCATTAGAAGCCTCGTCTAACAATTGCAATACGGGATCGTAAGATTGGTAGGGAAAAGACAACAGTCTGTCTTTAGTTTTAATCGCTTCAAACATAGTAGCATACTCTGCAAATTCCTTAGCGACTAGGGGAGGGAGTTTTGGAAAAGATAATTTTTTTGTGGTTGGGTTAGGAAAGCCAAAGAGGTCTTTAAAATTATGGTAGATACCGCCTTTCATAACGTCTGTATCATTAATATCTAAAACCTGATTTAATTTTAGGTGTAGGCTTTTTGGCATGGCTTCATCAATTAAAGCTCTTGTGACCTGACCACTAGTTCTATTGGGTAAGGCATCTTTAATCTTCTCTAACAAATTACCAGAATATTCATTTTCTATGTATAATTCTGCGTCTCTTGATATTTTTATACTATAAAAATCTTGATGATACACCGTTTGTAAATGGTGCTTTAAAATATCATCTACAAAAGCAATAGTATGGAAGTCTCCTGAAGAAGGAAGTACTATAAATCGTGGTGTGTCTTCATTAATTTTCACCCAAATAAGCGTTTCATCTTCTAATTGAGAAACCAAATACAAGGCTTCATTTTCTAAAAAAGGTTTGTTTTTCCCCACACTCAAAGATTGGGAAGGTTGTATTTTTTCTTCGTAATATTTTTTACTAAAAGCCTGCTGCGCTTCGTTAAATTCTTCATACGATAAGAGATGAATACCTTCCTGTTGTAATTCAGGAATAATTTCGGCAAAGAAGATGCGTCCAAACTCTTTTTGAGCGAGCTGTACTTGTTTTTTAATTTCGCGTAATAACTTATTAGGTTTTGTAATTAAGCGTTTTCTAAGGGGCTTATCTAACTGCTTTATTTTTCTAATGTCTGAAACTCTGACTTTAAAAAATTCATCTAAATTAGAAGAAAATATGGCCAAAAATTTAATACGCTCATACAAAGGATTTCT
Coding sequences within:
- the ppk1 gene encoding polyphosphate kinase 1 — encoded protein: MLNTNQYYNRDLSWLRFNHRVLQEATDKRNPLYERIKFLAIFSSNLDEFFKVRVSDIRKIKQLDKPLRKRLITKPNKLLREIKKQVQLAQKEFGRIFFAEIIPELQQEGIHLLSYEEFNEAQQAFSKKYYEEKIQPSQSLSVGKNKPFLENEALYLVSQLEDETLIWVKINEDTPRFIVLPSSGDFHTIAFVDDILKHHLQTVYHQDFYSIKISRDAELYIENEYSGNLLEKIKDALPNRTSGQVTRALIDEAMPKSLHLKLNQVLDINDTDVMKGGIYHNFKDLFGFPNPTTKKLSFPKLPPLVAKEFAEYATMFEAIKTKDRLLSFPYQSYDPVLQLLDEASNDVLVTTIKITLYRISKDSLVAKALLNAAKNGKDVFVFIETKARFDEENNIKWGKILEENGAKVVYSYPGIKVHSKILYISRKEENASLIYGYISTGNFNEKTSEIYTDFGLMTVNPKITGELCQVFQVLEGQIIIPKSKQLLVSPFTTRSKFSALIETEIENAIAGKEAYITLKLNSLQDPEMIKLLYKASNAGVKIRLLIRGICCLVPGIKGQSEHIVITSIVDRFLEHGRLYVFGNNGKEKMFLGSADWMTRNLDHRIEVITPILDNEIHLQLKKLLEMQLADTVKSRLIDAHQNNNYIKKGAAGVSSQHKIYDTLI